The genomic DNA GCTGCACTGGAAGGCACGGAAGCCGCGGCAGAAGCGCCGTCGCGTGCACCGCAGATCGATCCGATCCTGCTGCGTCCGGTCGACGACCTCGAGCTCACGGTTCGTTCGGCAAACTGCCTGAAGGCCGAGAACATCTACTACATCGGCGATCTGATCCAGCGCACCGAGAACGAACTGCTGAAGACGCCGAATCTGGGCCGCAAGTCGCTGAACGAGATCAAGGAAGTGCTCGCTTCGCGCGGTTTGACGCTCGGCATGAAGCTCGAAAACTGGCCGCCGGCGGGTCTCGACAAGTAAGTCGGCAAGCAAGTCGTCGCGCGCGGTGAAGCTGCACTAAAGCAGTACGGGCGACAGCAGTACCGCAACTGGCAAAGACGCGGATTTTCCTTTAAAATCCGCGTCTTGCCGTTTTTCTCTACCGGCCCGTGCAATCGTCATTCACATGAACATGAGAATGCGATGCGATAGAAGAGCTGGATTAAAACTTTGAATCAAGGAAACTGAAAATGCGTCACCGTCATGGTCTGCGGAAACTGAACCGCACGAGCAGCCACCGTCTGGCAATGCTCCGTAACATGTCCAACTCGCTGATCGAGCACGAAGTCATCAAGACCACGCTGCCGAAGGCGAAGGAACTCCGTAAAGTCGTCGAGCCGCTGATTACGCTCGGCAAGAAGCCGTCGCTGGCTAACCGCCGTCTGGCGTTCAACCGTCTGCGCGATCGTGACTCGGTCACGAAACTGTTCGACGTGCTCGGTCCGCGTTTCGCGAACCGTCCGGGCGGCTATCTGCGCATCCTGAAG from Paraburkholderia edwinii includes the following:
- the rplQ gene encoding 50S ribosomal protein L17, whose translation is MRHRHGLRKLNRTSSHRLAMLRNMSNSLIEHEVIKTTLPKAKELRKVVEPLITLGKKPSLANRRLAFNRLRDRDSVTKLFDVLGPRFANRPGGYLRILKFGFRVGDNAPMALVELLDRPEPVEAENAVEAE